In Pseudothermotoga sp., one genomic interval encodes:
- a CDS encoding anion permease, with product MWYVLSSIFLGWTLGANNTASIFGPGIVAGTFHHRKILLVGSIFVVLGALLNGQEGLKNVSSLASAHPHDGMLVLICAALTMLTLTKLGFPASATQTVFGGMVGVGLVRMGVASMRWSTIAKFLTFWLITPLFAVMVAFFAFHILAFFFRKIRKTQFQDAFIYISSWLTALYDAYALGANNVANVTGPVLNQLPSIRFATLLGGFAIALGVVTSSKKVIDTVGKQIVLLDHFSSLVAMLAQAISLWTFSLIGVPVAASQAIVGGIIGVGLARGVKLSSKKTVLEMVGAWLLSPLVSAVFTALICRLVLV from the coding sequence ATGTGGTACGTGCTTTCGTCCATCTTTTTAGGCTGGACATTGGGCGCGAACAACACGGCCTCGATCTTTGGACCAGGCATCGTGGCTGGCACCTTCCACCACAGAAAGATCCTGCTGGTTGGCTCGATCTTCGTCGTGCTCGGTGCTTTGCTCAACGGTCAGGAAGGTTTGAAGAACGTTTCCTCGCTCGCCTCCGCACACCCTCACGATGGTATGCTGGTTTTGATCTGCGCGGCACTCACGATGCTTACACTCACAAAACTCGGCTTTCCGGCATCCGCCACGCAGACGGTCTTCGGTGGCATGGTCGGTGTCGGTTTGGTGAGGATGGGTGTAGCGAGCATGAGATGGTCAACGATAGCCAAATTCTTGACCTTCTGGCTCATCACACCACTCTTCGCCGTCATGGTCGCCTTCTTCGCTTTCCACATCCTCGCCTTTTTCTTCAGAAAGATCAGAAAGACCCAGTTTCAGGATGCTTTCATCTACATTTCATCTTGGCTCACAGCACTCTACGATGCTTACGCACTCGGTGCGAACAACGTGGCGAACGTCACAGGACCTGTGCTGAATCAACTTCCTTCGATACGTTTCGCCACACTGCTTGGAGGTTTCGCCATCGCTCTTGGAGTTGTGACGAGTAGCAAGAAGGTCATAGACACCGTAGGAAAGCAGATCGTTCTTTTGGACCACTTCTCTTCGCTCGTCGCCATGTTGGCTCAAGCAATCAGCCTTTGGACTTTCAGTTTGATCGGTGTTCCCGTCGCGGCATCGCAAGCGATAGTCGGTGGGATCATCGGTGTTGGTTTGGCTCGAGGCGTGAAGCTTTCCAGTAAAAAGACCGTGCTCGAAATGGTGGGAGCTTGGCTCCTATCACCGCTCGTTTCCGCCGTGTTCACAGCGCTCATTTGTAGGTTGGTTTTG